A single window of Archangium gephyra DNA harbors:
- the gntA gene encoding guanitoxin biosynthesis heme-dependent pre-guanitoxin N-hydroxylase GntA yields MRTQVETTLRQWFEPKTYPCIPAVQSMTKHEYLVGIYDRFGEGTYSRELARDLLFFRERQKQSRSLYLSFWAVFAPGEPLSEEEFETRMWRELSYLSSQEVPGTPWDPLFSADPADPRFCFSLGGDAFFIVGVHPASSRLARRFPYPGIIFNLYDQFEELDRRGQYTAIVKKNRERDMKFQGSINPMIEKYADRWESIQFSGRDNPPDWKCPFQHGLEPPGRGSSS; encoded by the coding sequence TTGCGCACCCAGGTAGAGACCACGCTGCGGCAGTGGTTCGAGCCCAAGACCTATCCCTGCATCCCCGCCGTGCAGTCCATGACGAAGCACGAGTACCTCGTGGGGATCTACGACCGGTTCGGCGAGGGCACCTACAGCCGGGAGCTGGCGCGGGATCTGCTCTTCTTCCGCGAGCGGCAGAAGCAGTCCAGGTCCCTCTACCTGAGCTTCTGGGCCGTGTTCGCGCCGGGCGAGCCGCTGTCCGAGGAGGAATTCGAGACGCGCATGTGGCGCGAGCTGTCCTATCTCTCCTCGCAGGAGGTGCCGGGCACGCCCTGGGATCCGCTCTTCAGCGCGGACCCCGCGGATCCCCGCTTCTGCTTCAGCCTGGGTGGGGATGCGTTCTTCATCGTGGGCGTGCACCCGGCGAGCTCGCGGCTCGCGCGCCGCTTTCCATATCCCGGGATCATCTTCAACCTCTACGACCAGTTCGAGGAGCTGGATCGCCGGGGGCAGTACACCGCCATCGTGAAGAAGAACCGCGAGCGGGACATGAAGTTCCAGGGCTCCATCAATCCCATGATCGAGAAGTACGCGGACCGCTGGGAGTCCATCCAGTTCTCGGGCCGAGACAACCCGCCGGACTGGAAGTGTCCCTTCCAGCATGGCCTCGAGCCGCCCGGCCGGGGTTCGTCGTCATGA
- a CDS encoding DUF1989 domain-containing protein, with amino-acid sequence MIEIPAQTGVAFTLRPGQRLRVRDPEGLQVSDLFCFNRTDPGEWLSSGRSVDYADTLLLTTGHALYSNRSRVMLRIVEDEVGRHDFLMTPCSLAMFRLVAGNEEWHPSCHENLAKSLAPFGISPDQISTTFNIFMNVVFEPSGRLHIEPPLSRVGQSILFQAEMELLVGLTACSHEETNAGRCKPITYELLDP; translated from the coding sequence ATGATCGAGATTCCCGCCCAGACCGGCGTGGCCTTCACGCTCCGCCCGGGCCAGCGCCTGCGCGTGAGGGATCCCGAGGGACTCCAGGTCTCGGACCTGTTCTGCTTCAACCGGACGGACCCGGGGGAGTGGTTGTCCTCGGGACGCTCCGTCGACTACGCGGACACCTTGCTGCTGACGACGGGGCACGCGCTCTACTCGAACCGCAGCCGGGTGATGCTGCGCATCGTCGAGGACGAGGTGGGCCGCCATGACTTCCTGATGACGCCCTGCAGCCTCGCCATGTTCCGCCTCGTGGCGGGCAACGAGGAGTGGCACCCGAGCTGCCACGAGAACCTCGCGAAGAGCCTGGCGCCCTTCGGCATCTCGCCCGATCAGATCTCCACCACGTTCAACATCTTCATGAACGTCGTCTTCGAGCCCTCGGGACGCCTGCACATCGAGCCCCCGCTGTCGCGCGTCGGCCAGTCCATCCTCTTCCAGGCGGAGATGGAGCTGCTCGTCGGGCTCACCGCCTGCTCCCACGAGGAGACCAACGCGGGGCGCTGCAAGCCCATCACCTACGAGCTGCTGGATCCCTGA
- a CDS encoding Ig-like domain-containing protein, with the protein MPINPRRTLALSALLSISCGQASGQPPELASPELAVVDRLTVDNDLTPPEVSLTSPVEGAIVTGTVILQASATDDTSIARVEFYMGTQLIGSDTTAPYEAAWKTWSGGNGPVVFSAKAFDTSGNMAESTPVNVTSATPGLASYDEALGAPACTPLETGCDSGGLLWGTGPGAGELHPPNTLASSCPDLLPGGTQAAPSLDRLIVSTTSGTLQAGKRVRVQAIVWAPLGGERLDLYSATEAASPSWVYLTTVSLASTGRHNLSASYVLPAGGPQALRGVLRSGGGPASCNTTASSADHDDLVFAVGSEPDTTPPTVSLVAPTGGAVLRNNQVLTASAVDDYDVARVELYAGSTLLGTLGASGQLGWNTRTVANGAYTLTAVAYDTAGLSSTSTPIQVTVDNDYSPPIVSITSPTSGASFSDSVFVSVSASDDRQVQSVTFFLNGNSLGTDTVAPFETVFSTRKYPGGSYQLTALASDGTNFATSSPVQVWINTP; encoded by the coding sequence ATGCCCATCAATCCCAGACGCACCCTCGCACTCAGTGCCTTGCTGTCCATCAGCTGTGGTCAGGCCTCCGGACAACCGCCGGAACTGGCATCGCCGGAGCTGGCGGTGGTGGACCGCCTCACCGTGGACAACGACCTCACTCCGCCCGAGGTGTCCCTCACCTCGCCCGTGGAAGGCGCCATCGTGACCGGCACGGTGATCCTCCAGGCGAGCGCCACGGACGACACGTCCATCGCCCGGGTGGAGTTCTACATGGGCACGCAGCTCATCGGCTCGGACACCACCGCCCCCTACGAGGCCGCCTGGAAGACCTGGTCCGGCGGCAACGGACCCGTGGTGTTCAGCGCGAAGGCCTTCGACACCTCGGGGAACATGGCCGAGAGCACGCCGGTGAATGTCACCTCCGCCACGCCAGGGCTGGCCTCCTATGATGAGGCGCTCGGGGCTCCCGCGTGCACCCCGCTGGAGACGGGCTGTGACTCGGGCGGGCTGCTGTGGGGCACGGGCCCGGGCGCTGGGGAGCTCCACCCGCCCAACACCCTGGCCTCGAGCTGCCCGGACCTCCTTCCCGGAGGCACCCAGGCCGCGCCCTCGCTGGACCGGCTGATCGTCTCCACCACCTCTGGCACCTTGCAGGCCGGCAAGCGGGTGCGCGTGCAGGCCATCGTCTGGGCCCCCCTGGGCGGCGAGCGGCTGGACCTCTATTCCGCCACGGAGGCCGCCTCCCCGAGCTGGGTGTACCTCACGACCGTGAGCCTCGCCTCCACCGGCCGGCACAACCTCTCCGCCAGCTACGTGCTGCCCGCCGGAGGCCCGCAGGCGTTGCGCGGCGTCCTGCGCTCCGGAGGGGGCCCGGCCTCGTGCAACACCACGGCCTCGTCCGCGGACCACGACGACCTCGTCTTCGCCGTGGGCTCCGAGCCCGACACCACCCCGCCCACCGTGAGCCTCGTCGCGCCCACCGGGGGCGCGGTGCTCCGCAACAACCAGGTGCTCACCGCGTCCGCCGTGGACGACTACGACGTGGCCCGCGTGGAGCTCTACGCCGGTTCCACCCTGCTGGGCACCCTGGGCGCCTCGGGGCAGCTCGGCTGGAACACGCGCACGGTGGCCAACGGTGCGTACACCCTCACCGCGGTGGCGTATGACACGGCGGGGCTGTCCTCCACGTCCACCCCCATCCAGGTGACGGTGGACAATGACTATTCGCCTCCCATCGTCTCCATCACCTCGCCCACTTCGGGTGCGAGCTTCTCGGACTCCGTCTTCGTGTCGGTCTCCGCGAGCGATGACCGCCAGGTGCAGAGCGTCACCTTCTTCCTCAATGGCAACAGCCTGGGCACCGATACCGTGGCGCCGTTCGAGACCGTCTTCTCCACCCGGAAATACCCGGGCGGCAGCTACCAGCTCACCGCCCTTGCCTCCGACGGCACGAACTTCGCGACTTCCAGCCCCGTGCAGGTGTGGATCAACACACCGTGA
- a CDS encoding DUF4476 domain-containing protein, whose product MNLSSCLVLCLTLAALLPAPARAMDGALFQQLEARVDDEHLSDAKLTLLKTAASTNTFTCAQVARLVERFSFGEDKLEALSTFKDRIEDPENKRKLVTLFSFDDEKEKAKALLAHIQKAAPVAPSAAPAATDSASTSVSASSRGSSTGEMTPLLVNQVGAWPDADVRTLAAALQKEDFTDGKMNVLQTAISSRPEGFTSAQIQQLVPSLTLSDDMVRAVKMMDEHILGMTSHEVRGVLGTYAFNDDKLKVLRVLKDAITDAENKFIILDEFTFGAHKEEARKILETIKPRSPVYGTIRSKRAIFVVDVSGSMEARFTTNRGESLTRLQFVQRELQAVLKEQLPEDAKFNLVVFSTRVRTWKPRLVAATPQSVQEAVQYVGALQQGGGTNIHGALEKAFAHTEVDAVYFLTDGMPTDGKKKAHAEILEDVAAWNARRKVVVNTVAFLMGSFHNDNKPRSRELMLQLAKATGGVYRAIE is encoded by the coding sequence ATGAACCTTTCCAGTTGTCTGGTCCTCTGTCTCACGCTCGCCGCATTGCTGCCCGCGCCCGCTCGGGCCATGGACGGTGCGCTCTTTCAGCAGCTCGAAGCTCGCGTGGACGACGAGCACCTCTCCGACGCGAAGCTCACCCTCCTGAAGACCGCGGCCTCCACCAACACCTTCACCTGCGCGCAAGTGGCGCGCCTGGTCGAGCGGTTCTCCTTCGGCGAAGACAAGCTCGAGGCGCTCTCGACGTTCAAGGATCGCATCGAGGATCCGGAGAACAAGCGCAAGCTCGTCACCCTCTTCAGCTTCGACGACGAGAAGGAGAAGGCCAAGGCACTCCTGGCCCACATCCAGAAGGCCGCGCCCGTTGCCCCCAGCGCCGCGCCAGCGGCCACCGACAGCGCGTCCACCAGCGTCAGCGCGTCCAGCCGGGGCAGCAGCACGGGCGAGATGACGCCGCTGCTGGTGAACCAGGTGGGCGCATGGCCGGACGCGGACGTCCGCACGCTCGCCGCGGCGCTCCAGAAGGAGGACTTCACCGACGGCAAGATGAACGTGCTCCAGACAGCCATCTCCAGCCGCCCCGAGGGCTTCACCTCCGCGCAGATCCAGCAGCTCGTCCCGAGCCTCACCCTCAGCGACGACATGGTGCGGGCGGTGAAGATGATGGACGAGCACATCCTCGGCATGACGTCGCACGAGGTGCGTGGGGTGCTGGGAACGTACGCCTTCAACGATGACAAGCTGAAGGTGCTGCGCGTGCTCAAGGACGCCATCACCGACGCGGAGAACAAGTTCATCATCCTCGACGAGTTCACCTTCGGGGCCCACAAGGAGGAGGCGCGGAAGATCCTGGAGACCATCAAGCCGCGCAGCCCGGTGTACGGCACCATCCGCAGCAAGCGCGCCATCTTCGTGGTGGACGTCTCCGGCAGCATGGAGGCGCGTTTCACCACCAACCGGGGCGAGTCGCTCACCCGGCTCCAGTTCGTGCAGCGCGAGCTGCAGGCCGTGCTGAAGGAGCAGCTCCCGGAGGACGCGAAGTTCAACCTCGTCGTCTTCTCCACGCGGGTGCGGACGTGGAAGCCTCGCCTCGTCGCAGCCACGCCACAGTCGGTGCAGGAGGCGGTGCAGTACGTGGGCGCGCTTCAGCAGGGGGGTGGAACCAACATCCACGGCGCTCTGGAGAAGGCCTTCGCTCACACCGAGGTGGACGCCGTCTACTTCCTCACCGACGGCATGCCGACGGATGGAAAGAAGAAGGCCCACGCGGAGATCCTCGAGGACGTGGCCGCCTGGAATGCCCGGCGGAAGGTGGTGGTGAACACCGTCGCCTTCCTGATGGGCAGCTTCCACAATGACAACAAGCCCAGGTCGCGCGAGCTGATGCTGCAGTTGGCCAAGGCCACCGGCGGCGTCTACCGCGCCATCGAGTAG
- a CDS encoding Rpn family recombination-promoting nuclease/putative transposase: protein MPGPHDLFARFTFGQPERAAAELHAVLPTHVVSQVDWSTLRRESGSVVDPELRETQSDLLFSARLRGGQPLLLYVLLEHQSSVDGWMALRMLRYVVRQLEHWRKANPDSEKLPVVVPLVMYHGPDGAWSAPRRVEELFDLPGKAEGQGEWRALVPRFEYLLDDLTAERAEALMARPGPALVRLALLLLRYGRTEELPQRLPEWVALFAEVHAAPHGDEELGLVVRYLLQVGDRTVRTAMGGVLRSVMETHRAEELMRTYGEELIEQGRLKGLEQGLEQGLEQGLEQGRAQGRAESVLQLLTARGWLVSEQVRQRILTCTDMAMLERWFARALTTSSLSEVLEELTQ, encoded by the coding sequence ATGCCAGGCCCTCATGATCTCTTCGCCCGCTTCACCTTTGGCCAGCCCGAGCGGGCCGCGGCCGAGCTGCATGCCGTGCTGCCCACGCATGTCGTCTCCCAGGTGGACTGGTCCACCCTGCGGCGGGAGTCCGGCTCCGTGGTGGATCCGGAGCTGCGGGAGACCCAGAGTGACCTGCTCTTCTCGGCCCGCCTGCGCGGTGGACAACCGCTGTTGCTCTACGTGCTGCTGGAGCACCAGTCCTCGGTGGACGGGTGGATGGCGCTGCGCATGCTGCGCTATGTGGTGCGCCAGCTCGAACACTGGCGCAAGGCGAACCCGGACAGCGAGAAGCTGCCGGTGGTGGTGCCCCTCGTCATGTACCACGGGCCGGATGGGGCCTGGTCGGCACCTCGCCGGGTGGAAGAGCTCTTCGACCTGCCGGGAAAGGCAGAGGGGCAAGGGGAGTGGCGCGCGCTGGTGCCGCGCTTCGAGTACTTGCTGGATGACCTGACGGCCGAGCGGGCCGAGGCGCTGATGGCACGCCCCGGCCCGGCCCTGGTCCGGCTGGCCTTGCTCTTGCTGCGCTACGGGCGTACCGAGGAGCTTCCCCAGAGGCTGCCGGAGTGGGTGGCCCTCTTCGCGGAGGTCCACGCCGCCCCTCATGGAGACGAGGAGCTGGGCCTGGTCGTCCGTTACCTCCTCCAGGTCGGGGACAGGACAGTCCGCACGGCGATGGGCGGAGTGCTACGTTCCGTCATGGAGACACACCGAGCGGAGGAGCTGATGCGGACCTATGGCGAGGAACTCATCGAGCAAGGGCGCCTGAAGGGGCTGGAGCAGGGGTTGGAGCAGGGGCTAGAGCAGGGCCTGGAGCAGGGGCGGGCCCAGGGACGGGCGGAGAGTGTGCTTCAGCTTCTCACCGCGCGGGGCTGGCTCGTCAGCGAACAGGTCCGGCAGCGCATCCTGACCTGCACGGACATGGCCATGCTCGAGCGCTGGTTCGCTCGCGCCCTGACAACCTCCAGCCTCTCCGAAGTGTTGGAAGAGCTGACGCAGTAA
- a CDS encoding PQQ-dependent sugar dehydrogenase has protein sequence MRTLSITLLLAALLSGCTSKPPNPDGPPQTPGDTEPPPEQPLPSGPPVPTGPPNVPEFQPAFPGQTRVPAIQTKTALQVTELASGFRNPWAIAFLPDQRMLVTEKPTGSLYIVTPQGAKSPAVAGLPPVDGRNQGGLLDVEVGPDYAQSGLIYWTYYEPRSGGNGLAVARAKLVEGEKPRVEGVQVIFRMMPTLESTLHAGGRLVFTPDGKLFVTLGERSILEGRKQARDVRSHFGKVVRINPDGSVPLDNPFVSTGGAKPEIWSVGHRNILSAALDRQQRLWTVEMGPRGGDELNRPEAGKDYGWPTIGYGEEYSGAPIHESPQGPGMEQPVYYWDPVISPSGMTIYTGELFPEWRDNVFIGGLSSQALVRLMMRNDRVVGEERLLTDLNARIREVVQGPEGALYLLTDETNGKLLKLTPR, from the coding sequence ATGCGAACCTTGTCGATCACCCTCCTCCTCGCCGCCCTGCTGTCGGGCTGTACCAGCAAGCCTCCCAACCCGGACGGCCCGCCGCAAACCCCCGGGGACACGGAGCCGCCGCCCGAGCAACCCCTTCCCAGCGGCCCCCCCGTCCCGACGGGCCCTCCCAACGTGCCCGAGTTCCAACCGGCCTTCCCCGGTCAGACGCGCGTTCCGGCCATCCAGACGAAGACGGCCTTGCAGGTCACCGAGCTCGCCTCGGGCTTCAGGAATCCCTGGGCCATCGCCTTCCTCCCCGACCAGCGCATGCTGGTGACGGAGAAGCCCACCGGCTCGCTCTACATCGTCACGCCCCAGGGGGCGAAGTCTCCCGCCGTCGCGGGTCTGCCGCCCGTGGACGGCCGTAACCAGGGGGGTCTGCTCGACGTGGAGGTGGGTCCCGACTACGCCCAGAGCGGCCTCATCTACTGGACCTATTATGAGCCGCGCTCGGGCGGCAATGGTCTGGCGGTGGCACGCGCGAAGCTCGTGGAGGGAGAGAAGCCGCGCGTGGAGGGGGTGCAGGTCATCTTCCGCATGATGCCCACGCTCGAGTCGACCCTGCACGCGGGAGGACGGCTGGTGTTCACCCCCGACGGCAAGCTGTTCGTCACGCTCGGCGAGCGCTCCATCCTCGAGGGCCGGAAGCAGGCACGCGATGTGCGGAGCCACTTTGGCAAGGTCGTCCGCATCAACCCCGACGGCTCGGTGCCCCTGGACAACCCGTTCGTGAGCACCGGGGGCGCGAAGCCGGAGATCTGGTCGGTGGGTCACCGCAACATCCTGTCGGCGGCGCTCGACCGCCAGCAGCGGCTGTGGACGGTGGAGATGGGACCTCGCGGGGGAGACGAGCTCAACCGCCCCGAGGCGGGCAAGGACTACGGCTGGCCCACCATCGGCTATGGCGAGGAGTACTCGGGCGCGCCCATCCACGAGAGCCCGCAGGGCCCGGGCATGGAGCAGCCCGTGTACTACTGGGATCCGGTGATCTCTCCCTCGGGGATGACCATCTACACCGGGGAGCTCTTCCCCGAGTGGCGCGACAACGTCTTCATTGGAGGCCTGTCCAGCCAGGCGCTGGTGCGGCTGATGATGAGGAATGACCGCGTGGTGGGCGAGGAGCGGCTGCTCACGGACTTGAACGCGCGCATCCGCGAGGTGGTGCAGGGCCCCGAGGGAGCGCTCTACCTGCTCACCGACGAGACCAACGGCAAGCTGCTCAAGCTCACCCCACGCTGA
- a CDS encoding YcaO-like family protein produces MSSQLQVLGHTPLARRVRSLLEDARWEAPLIIACEWSSVEELRQLGQGSAPWVLVEEGRNGSVCVGPIFGPSGPACFSCYLRRRISNGATECRPCADEAAAERIATTLRAIWEEGVGGGQFQWELEAEGSRQRHLLLPIPPCTACAQRPLPRVRWTEFISSRLGLVHKVILQPSPEPGICVAIAQGCRTSDFHTVHACNDGVAADVDPERARQRAVMESLERYCAAFAPPATPLTRATSLQGVWMDPTPWLDSPQREPLARWTRAHCLSDGAPAWVPLALCCIPYREPRDEATPSRQNSNGLALGSTPTEVAEHGMAELVERAAFLSAWRAGHEPVALEAPLPIPGLHLSLISPAHERRAVVAAFLERPEPPYTALGLAARESLDAAMLVASLEAVQVHWWLKRWVDLRPAPPQEMPRTLVELARFHAMRPEFRASREPWLRKQQGMAIDPGKRRAGKQPPETAFVVDLTTRDVASAGLSAGRVLAPALAWVETRLAVDWASPEGVPPPLG; encoded by the coding sequence GTGAGTTCCCAACTACAAGTGCTTGGACATACTCCTCTGGCTCGCCGTGTGCGGAGCCTCTTGGAGGACGCAAGGTGGGAAGCGCCCCTCATTATTGCTTGTGAGTGGTCGAGCGTGGAGGAGTTGCGGCAGCTGGGCCAGGGCTCCGCTCCCTGGGTGTTGGTCGAAGAGGGGCGGAACGGCTCGGTTTGCGTCGGACCGATCTTCGGACCCAGCGGTCCCGCCTGCTTCTCGTGTTACCTGCGGCGCCGCATCTCCAACGGAGCGACCGAGTGCCGGCCGTGCGCGGATGAGGCGGCTGCGGAGCGGATTGCAACCACGCTCCGAGCAATTTGGGAGGAGGGCGTGGGCGGAGGACAGTTTCAGTGGGAGCTTGAGGCGGAGGGCTCGCGCCAGCGCCACCTGCTCTTGCCCATTCCCCCCTGCACCGCGTGCGCCCAGCGGCCCCTGCCGCGCGTGCGGTGGACGGAGTTCATCAGTTCGCGCTTGGGACTGGTTCACAAGGTAATCCTCCAACCCTCGCCGGAACCCGGCATCTGCGTCGCCATCGCCCAGGGGTGCCGCACCTCAGACTTTCACACGGTCCACGCATGCAACGACGGGGTGGCGGCGGATGTCGATCCCGAGCGGGCCCGCCAGCGAGCGGTGATGGAATCGCTCGAGCGATACTGTGCTGCCTTTGCCCCTCCTGCCACGCCCCTCACCCGAGCGACCTCGCTGCAGGGTGTCTGGATGGATCCAACACCCTGGTTGGATTCGCCCCAGCGGGAACCGCTGGCGCGGTGGACGCGCGCCCACTGCCTCTCGGATGGAGCACCGGCCTGGGTACCGCTCGCCCTGTGCTGCATTCCTTATAGAGAGCCACGGGATGAGGCCACTCCCTCCCGCCAGAACTCCAATGGCCTAGCCCTGGGGAGCACTCCTACGGAGGTGGCGGAGCACGGGATGGCGGAGTTGGTGGAGAGGGCGGCCTTCCTCTCCGCATGGCGAGCAGGGCACGAGCCGGTGGCGCTGGAGGCGCCGCTGCCCATTCCTGGACTCCACCTGAGTCTGATCTCACCAGCGCATGAGCGGCGTGCGGTGGTGGCGGCCTTCCTGGAAAGGCCCGAGCCTCCCTATACGGCACTCGGGTTGGCCGCGCGGGAGTCGCTCGACGCTGCCATGCTAGTCGCCTCGCTCGAAGCAGTGCAGGTGCATTGGTGGCTCAAGCGCTGGGTCGATCTCCGACCCGCCCCTCCACAGGAAATGCCACGCACCCTGGTGGAGCTCGCACGGTTTCACGCGATGCGGCCTGAGTTTAGGGCCAGCCGCGAGCCGTGGCTTCGGAAGCAGCAAGGCATGGCGATAGACCCGGGCAAGAGGAGAGCCGGCAAGCAACCGCCGGAAACGGCCTTCGTGGTGGACCTGACCACACGGGACGTTGCCTCGGCTGGACTCAGCGCCGGGCGGGTGCTGGCTCCGGCTCTGGCTTGGGTCGAGACACGCCTAGCAGTGGACTGGGCTTCGCCGGAAGGAGTGCCACCTCCCCTGGGCTGA
- a CDS encoding radical SAM/SPASM domain-containing protein — MFANSEFLPWSRYEAARERFTGFARHSPNARLWETLLARAGKTFGLEANRVVSPTWRFLRDRPTVERLFNSASGGFQLQVQGNHLRISQVQPADELVAYVAECPDEEQQALEVLFRRALDPLDALATWPAECFFSEQELQLLGRMSRSDTPPDAPAFGWMPGQDINYGGYVCVIAKLTRLCNLRCVYCHDWAEGPNQTMRFEVLAHLFQRTFTPAEHAVVDLVWHGGEPTLLRPVGILRVLALQRWFRRPGQRIKNILQTNATTLNQDWVELFHHYRFQISVSLDGPASVHDRTRPQVGGRSSFPAVQRGLRLLRGAGLLKGVLMVVTPALVELGPQGLVDFLQAEEVSEVGLLPMRPDNVSPPSPGTYLDQATYVRFLLGVREVLRQSPSRALRVRELEAANRALAGQQSGFCELSGNCVGHFFLAELDGSIAHCDKYIGDPAYTLGNVLQHDFSEIRSNPKTRALWAENQRATALMNTCPHFRYCRGWCPHERYVSQRHEPHASTSCCGLAPLFDALSNPSP; from the coding sequence ATGTTCGCGAATTCTGAATTCCTTCCCTGGAGCCGCTATGAGGCGGCTCGTGAGCGCTTCACCGGGTTTGCCCGCCACAGCCCCAACGCACGGCTCTGGGAGACACTGCTGGCGCGGGCTGGAAAGACCTTCGGGCTGGAGGCGAATCGGGTGGTGAGCCCCACTTGGCGCTTTCTCCGCGACCGGCCTACGGTCGAGCGCCTCTTCAACTCCGCCTCGGGAGGATTCCAACTCCAGGTGCAGGGCAATCATCTGCGCATCTCCCAGGTCCAGCCCGCGGACGAACTGGTGGCCTACGTGGCGGAGTGCCCAGACGAAGAGCAGCAGGCATTGGAGGTGCTCTTCCGGCGGGCGTTGGACCCACTGGATGCGCTGGCTACCTGGCCTGCCGAGTGCTTCTTCTCGGAGCAGGAGTTGCAATTGCTCGGGAGGATGTCCCGGAGCGACACGCCCCCGGATGCACCCGCGTTTGGTTGGATGCCCGGGCAAGACATAAATTACGGCGGCTACGTTTGTGTCATCGCCAAGCTCACCCGGCTTTGCAATCTCCGTTGCGTCTACTGCCACGATTGGGCGGAAGGGCCCAATCAGACCATGCGCTTCGAAGTGCTGGCCCATCTGTTCCAACGCACGTTCACCCCCGCGGAGCATGCGGTGGTGGACCTCGTCTGGCATGGAGGAGAGCCCACCCTGCTGCGGCCGGTAGGCATCCTGCGGGTGCTCGCCCTTCAGCGGTGGTTCCGCCGCCCGGGCCAGCGAATCAAGAACATCCTCCAGACCAATGCCACGACACTGAATCAGGACTGGGTGGAGCTATTCCATCACTATCGCTTCCAGATCAGTGTCAGCCTGGATGGCCCGGCCTCCGTGCACGACCGGACACGGCCACAGGTGGGTGGGCGGTCCAGCTTTCCGGCGGTGCAGCGCGGGCTGCGGTTGCTGCGCGGTGCCGGGCTGCTCAAGGGCGTCCTCATGGTGGTCACCCCCGCCCTCGTGGAGCTGGGGCCCCAGGGGCTGGTGGACTTCCTTCAAGCGGAGGAGGTCTCCGAGGTGGGGCTGCTCCCCATGCGTCCAGACAATGTCTCCCCGCCTTCCCCCGGCACCTACCTGGACCAGGCTACCTATGTGCGCTTCCTGCTGGGAGTGCGCGAGGTGCTCCGCCAATCCCCGAGCCGAGCATTGCGCGTGCGTGAGTTGGAGGCGGCGAACCGAGCGCTCGCGGGTCAGCAGTCTGGATTCTGCGAGCTGAGTGGCAATTGTGTGGGTCACTTCTTCCTCGCGGAGCTCGACGGGAGCATCGCCCATTGTGACAAGTACATAGGGGATCCCGCCTACACGTTGGGGAACGTGCTCCAGCACGACTTTTCCGAGATCCGATCCAACCCGAAGACACGAGCCCTCTGGGCAGAGAACCAGCGTGCCACCGCGCTCATGAACACTTGCCCCCACTTCCGTTACTGCCGTGGGTGGTGCCCACATGAGCGGTATGTCTCGCAACGCCACGAGCCCCATGCCAGCACGAGTTGCTGTGGCCTAGCACCCCTGTTCGACGCGCTGTCCAATCCTTCCCCTTGA